The region ACGATCACCGGCACGTCGTCCATGCCGTTCTCGCGCAGCCCGCGGACCACGGCCGGCACGACCTCCAGGTGCGAGCCGGACAACACCGACAGGCCCACGACGTGCACATCCTCCTCGACGGCGGCCGCGACGATCTGCTCGGGAGTGAGGCGGATCCCCTGGTAGATCACCTCGAAACCGGCGTCTCGGGCCCGGACGGCGATCTGCTCGGCACCGTTGGAGTGACCGTCCAGGCCGGGCTTTCCGACGAGCATCTTCAGTCGCCGGCCCATGCGGTCGCTGAGCTCGGAGACGCGGGCGCGGACCCGCTGCAGGGCCTCCCCCGCTTCGCCGGACGCCGACGCGGCCGAGACGCCCGTGGGCGCGCGGAACTCGCCGAACTCCTCGCGGAGGGTCTGTGCCCACTCCCCCGTCGTCACGCCGGCGCGGGCGCACTCGAGGGTCGCCTCCATCAGGTTGGCCGTGGAGCGCGCGGCCTCGCGTAACCCGGCTAGCGCCTTCTCGACGCGCGGGTTGTCCCGCTCGGCGCGCCACCTGCGGACGGCGTCCACGGCCGCCTGCTCCACGCCCGGGTCGACGGTCATGATCGACTCCTGCGACTCGTCAGTGAGCGGGCTGGGCTCGGTCGAGTCGAACTTGTTCATGCCGACGATGATGTCGTCGCCGGACTCGATGCGCGCCCGGCGGCTGGCCAGCGAGTCCACCAGGGCGCCCTTCATGAAGCCGGACTCGATCCCGGCGACCGCCCCGCCCATCTCCTCGATCTGCTGCATGAGCGCCTTGGCGCCCTCGATGATCGAGTCGACCTTGGCCTCGATGACCTTCGAGCCCTCGAAGATGTCCTCGTACTCGAGCAGGTCGGACTCGTAGGCCAGCACCTGCTGCATGCGCAGCGCCCACTGCTGGTCCCAGGGCCGCGGCAGGCCGAGAGCCTCGTTCCACGCCGGCAGCTGGATGGCGCGAGCCCGGGCGTCCTTGGACAGCGTCACGCCGAGCATCTCGAGCACGATGCGCTGGACGTTGTTCTCCGGCTGCGCCTCGGTCAGGCCCAGCGAGTTCACCTGGACGCCGTACC is a window of Blastococcus sp. Marseille-P5729 DNA encoding:
- a CDS encoding protein meaA, which encodes MPYPSNDERDRPWVMRTYAGHSSASASNELYRRNLAKGQTGLSVAFDLPTQTGYDPDDQLARGEVGRVGVPISHLGDMRALFNEIPLEQMNTSMTINATAMWLLALYQVVAEEQGADTSKLAGTTQNDIVKEYLSRGTYVFPPAPSMRLITDMVAYTVHAMPKFNPINVCSYHLQEAGATPVQEVAFAMSTAIAVLDAVRDSGQVSEEDFGKVVGRISFFVNAGVRFIEEMSKMRAFGKLWDEITRERYGVEDPKMRRFRYGVQVNSLGLTEAQPENNVQRIVLEMLGVTLSKDARARAIQLPAWNEALGLPRPWDQQWALRMQQVLAYESDLLEYEDIFEGSKVIEAKVDSIIEGAKALMQQIEEMGGAVAGIESGFMKGALVDSLASRRARIESGDDIIVGMNKFDSTEPSPLTDESQESIMTVDPGVEQAAVDAVRRWRAERDNPRVEKALAGLREAARSTANLMEATLECARAGVTTGEWAQTLREEFGEFRAPTGVSAASASGEAGEALQRVRARVSELSDRMGRRLKMLVGKPGLDGHSNGAEQIAVRARDAGFEVIYQGIRLTPEQIVAAAVEEDVHVVGLSVLSGSHLEVVPAVVRGLRENGMDDVPVIVGGIIPDEDARALTQQGVAKVFTPKDYELNDIMSSIIDVVEQGSGLLAESK